The nucleotide window AACCTATTCACAGGGCTGGTCTAGCACAGATGCTCAGTGGGACTGTGGGTGGTGCAGAAGTGAAAAAGTTACTTCTTGGGCGGAGTGTGTTTGAATTCCAAACGATTGCCGCTGGGTTCGCGCAGCATCATATGCTTTGCCGGGCCGCCGTAGGAAGGTTCTGGCGCAAATTCAATCACGACACCCGGGTAGGCTTTGGCGCGCCGGTGGAGTTCGTCCAGTAGCTCAAAGCTATCTACTGTAATCGCCAGGTGGTGCAGGCCAACGTTGGATTTGCGGTTGAAATCGGTCAGATTTTTGGTGTCTTGTACTGCCCAAAGGGTGAGAAACATCTTGCCGTCACTGACGAAGTTGGCGGGGTATTTGGCATCTCCGCCAACCTTGCGCCAGCCCAGTACATCGGTGAAAAAACCGGTGGAACCATCCAGATTTTTCACCGTAAGGCCCACGTGATTGAAACCAGAGGTTAACGGCTTGCTCGGTGCTTTTGCAGGTGCTTCGGCCCAGCTGTAAGCAGGGGTGGCCAGGCAGGCCAGTGTTAGCAGTGACGTCAATATCTGGTGTTTCATCTCGGGGCTCCTTGAATTTAGGGTAGCCCTATTGGGTCGAATCCGCTCGCAAAAGTTCCCATTCGTCAGTGGGTTTTGCTGTGCAGTTGAACGGTGCCAATCGATCTTAACTGGCCAGTTCAACCCGGTTGCGCCCGTTTTCCTTGGCCTGATAAAGGGCTTTATCGGCGCGTTCTTTCAGACTGTCAGCGCTGTCATCGGCACTGGCTTGAGCGACGCCGATGGATACGCTGATGTCATTGATGATATCCCCGGTATCCGCTTGGCGAACGCTGATGGCAGTGACCTGTTCGCGAATGGTTTCTGCAATTTGTGAGGCCGCCTCAGCAGGTTGTTCGCAGATGACCGCAAACTCCTCGCCGCCATAACGCATAGGGTGGACCTGATCGTTGGCAACGCCTGACAACAGGTCGCCAACTTCTTCGAGAATTCGGTCGCCGGTGACGTGCCCATAGGTGTCATTGCATTTTTTAAAGTGATCCAGGTCCAGTAACAGCAATGTGGTGGGTTGGCTGCTGTCCCGCAAGCAGCGAGCGATGGTTTGGTCAAACGCGCGACGATTGCCAATTTGAGTGAGCTCGTCCAGTAACGCGGTTTTCTCCGATGCTTGCAGTTGTTGGCGCAGGTTCTCCACCTCTTGCCGCGCCTCTACCAAGTGAGATTGAAAGTCCTGAGTCAACTGATTCACCGCGTCAGTATCGCGCAGCAAGTTGCTCAGTGCTTTCTGAACCTCTTTGGGGTCGTCGGTGTTTTGCACCGCCGCAATGGTGTTTTTCAAAGACTCGCTGTACTGGCTGGTGCCCTCGGTGGCTTTGTTTACCGTGTCAAACAGCTGGCTAAGTAACTCCGCTACCGCGCCTTGGGTTTCATCTTCTGCGGGCACTTGGTCGCGGACAAAATAGTCGTAAAATAGCTGTTGGCTTTTTTGTGGGTCATAGGTGCCCGCCGCTGGAAATTCAAACAGCAAGCGCTCGCTGAGTTCTTTATTGATGTTCTTGACGTGCGAATACCAGAGCGCGTAGTTCAGCGGGTTGGTGGGTATTTGCCGTTGCACCATCAATGGAACGGCTTGCTTCAGGTATTGGGCGGAAGCGGCGGAATCTTCATCAAATTGCATAGTGGCCCCATCGGTCTTGAGCAATCCATGCGGTGTTGTTGTTTTAATCTGACGCAGAGGTACGGCAGGGATAAACCAGAGTAATCAGCGGCTAAATCTTGCCCAAGACGCAAGTTTGAATCAATCATCAGGTCGCACTTTTTTGCGCTGGCGGGCATTTTTTTACATTTCGCAGGCATTTGCCGTGGTAAGTCTAAGCGCCATAGCCATCAGGCGTTGGAGAATAAGGTAGACTGGCGCAATTTGTTGTGTGAAAGATGAGATGAGCAACAGCTACGACACATTGTATTTACAGCTCCAGGGTTTGCTGGAAAACGAATCTGACTGGATTGCCAACCTGGCCAATGCCTCGGCACTGCTGTGGATGAGCCTGCCAGACATCAACTGGGTAGGGTTTTACCTGCGCGGTGGCAATCAGCTGGTACTGGGGCCGTTTCAGGGTAAGCCGGCCTGTACTCGTATCGATATGGGGGCAGGTGTATGTGGCACAGCTGCCGCGAATAACGCCACACAACTTGTGGCAGATGTGCATCAGTTCGATGGCCATATTGCCTGCGATGCGGCGTCTAATTCGGAACTGGTGGTGCCCATTGCTGTTAATGGCAACGTGGTTGCGGTACTGGATATCGACAGCCCGTTATTGGGCCGCTTTGACGAGTCGGATCAGCAAGGTATGGAACGGCTGGTTACGCTATTGACGGCCAAATACCCACGCTGATGCCACCCGATAAGCGCAGACAGCGCCGCCCTCGCAAGCCGCACCCGATAAAGCTACCTGAACCGGTAGAGGTGACAATCACCGACCTGAATGGTCACGGCCGGGGCGTGTCTCGAGTGGCGGGCCGAACCCTGTTTATCGACGGCGGCTTGCCTGGTGAACGGGTGTTGGCCCGCTATCGGCAGCGCCGGGGTAAGTTTGACTTGGGGGCAGTGCAGCAGATTATTGAGCCATCATCACAGCGAACCGCGCCTCAATGCCGTCATTTTGGCCGTTGCGGCGGCTGCCAGTTGCAACACCTGAATCACTCTGATCAGCTGCACCATAAGCAGCTGCTGCTTCAGCGTAATCTCAAACGTATTGGCGGTGTGGAACCGGTGCATTGGTTACCCACTATCCACAGTCGGCCTTGGGGCTACCGTCGCCGAGC belongs to bacterium SCSIO 12696 and includes:
- a CDS encoding VOC family protein — protein: MKHQILTSLLTLACLATPAYSWAEAPAKAPSKPLTSGFNHVGLTVKNLDGSTGFFTDVLGWRKVGGDAKYPANFVSDGKMFLTLWAVQDTKNLTDFNRKSNVGLHHLAITVDSFELLDELHRRAKAYPGVVIEFAPEPSYGGPAKHMMLREPSGNRLEFKHTPPKK
- a CDS encoding GGDEF domain-containing protein, whose amino-acid sequence is MQFDEDSAASAQYLKQAVPLMVQRQIPTNPLNYALWYSHVKNINKELSERLLFEFPAAGTYDPQKSQQLFYDYFVRDQVPAEDETQGAVAELLSQLFDTVNKATEGTSQYSESLKNTIAAVQNTDDPKEVQKALSNLLRDTDAVNQLTQDFQSHLVEARQEVENLRQQLQASEKTALLDELTQIGNRRAFDQTIARCLRDSSQPTTLLLLDLDHFKKCNDTYGHVTGDRILEEVGDLLSGVANDQVHPMRYGGEEFAVICEQPAEAASQIAETIREQVTAISVRQADTGDIINDISVSIGVAQASADDSADSLKERADKALYQAKENGRNRVELAS
- a CDS encoding GAF domain-containing protein, with the translated sequence MSNSYDTLYLQLQGLLENESDWIANLANASALLWMSLPDINWVGFYLRGGNQLVLGPFQGKPACTRIDMGAGVCGTAAANNATQLVADVHQFDGHIACDAASNSELVVPIAVNGNVVAVLDIDSPLLGRFDESDQQGMERLVTLLTAKYPR